The Haloprofundus salinisoli region CCGTCGGTTATCCCTCGATGGGGAGGAAGTTGCCGTTGATATCCCACTCGTGGATACAGTGGACGCTGCCGGTCTGCGGCTCGTCGGCGTCGTCGACGGCGACGCGCCACGACTCGCTGTCGTCGCTCCACGCCTCGCGACGGCCACAGCGCTCGCAGGTTCTCTCTGTCGGTCGGCGGAGTCGGACACCACTGCTCATACCTCTCGAGAGCGCGCCGAACGAGTTAAACGTACTCCCGTCTTCGACAAGCGTTCGTCTCGAACGACTCGACGGCGCGACTGTTCGACGCGCCGACCCGACCGATAGAGGCAAGTCGCCGCTCCGAGTGGGTCCTGTATGATTAAACTGGTAGAACTGCTGGTGCGCCGCGACGGGATGTCCCACGAGGAGTTCGTCGACTACTGGTTGAACGAACACAGCCCTATCGCCAGGGAGATGCCGGGGCTCCAGAAGTACGTCACCTCGGTACCGAAAGACCCCGAACGCACCGAGTACGACGGCGTGCTCGAACTGTACTTCGAGGACAGCGAGGCGATGGCGGCCGCTTTCGACTCAGAGGCGGGCGAGCGAACCCTCGCGGACGCCGAACAGTTCTTAGAGACCGGCGCGGGACCTCGACTCGTCCTCGACGAGACGATACAGCTCGACGACCTCTAGCCGAACGCCCTCCGACTACGACTTCTAACTGAACACCCTCCGACTAACGACTTCTAACTGAACACCCTCCGACGTACCGACCGCGACGCTACTCGGCCCGAAGGTCGGAGACACCGCCG contains the following coding sequences:
- a CDS encoding HEWD family protein — its product is MSSGVRLRRPTERTCERCGRREAWSDDSESWRVAVDDADEPQTGSVHCIHEWDINGNFLPIEG
- a CDS encoding EthD family reductase, whose amino-acid sequence is MIKLVELLVRRDGMSHEEFVDYWLNEHSPIAREMPGLQKYVTSVPKDPERTEYDGVLELYFEDSEAMAAAFDSEAGERTLADAEQFLETGAGPRLVLDETIQLDDL